Proteins from a genomic interval of Gordonia sp. SL306:
- a CDS encoding GntP family permease, translated as MIPSTALLAADAELPEPVAGGGQLVIAALAGIAVIVLAITVGKVHPFLALIGGGATVGLVAGETVPKVIESFTDGFGTTAAGVGILIALGAMFAKLLADSGGADQIVDTIVGHASPRMLPWAMALVGAIIGLPMFFEIGLVLLMPVIYLVARRSGLGLITIGIPALAGLSAMHGFVPPHPGPLVAIDALGADLGTTLALGVVVAIPTIIVSGPLFGVLAGRWVTVPVPDTFDADPADGTTTKRPSFAITMFSVLLPVVLMLGKALAEIFVDDEDQMVRRVLDILGTPLVALLIAVIVGMFTLGRGSGMDRETISKCTGAALPAIAGILLIVAAGGGFKQVLVDTGIGTLLADWAKGANISVILLAWVLAALIRLATGSATVATITASSLMLGLVDGLSSGEISLVVLAIGAGSVFLSHVNDAGFWLVKEYFGMSVGQTFKTWSAMETLLSVTGLVVVLALGLVI; from the coding sequence ATGATCCCGTCGACGGCACTGCTCGCCGCCGACGCCGAACTCCCCGAGCCGGTGGCCGGTGGCGGTCAGCTCGTCATCGCCGCGCTCGCCGGTATCGCGGTCATCGTCCTCGCGATCACCGTCGGGAAGGTCCATCCCTTCCTCGCCCTCATCGGCGGCGGTGCAACGGTGGGACTCGTTGCCGGCGAGACGGTTCCGAAAGTCATCGAATCCTTCACCGACGGCTTCGGGACGACCGCCGCCGGAGTCGGCATCCTGATCGCACTCGGCGCCATGTTTGCGAAGCTGCTCGCCGACTCGGGTGGCGCCGACCAGATCGTCGACACGATCGTCGGGCACGCATCGCCGCGCATGCTGCCGTGGGCGATGGCCCTCGTGGGCGCGATCATCGGGCTACCGATGTTCTTCGAGATCGGGCTCGTGTTGTTGATGCCGGTGATCTATCTGGTGGCCCGACGATCCGGTCTGGGCCTGATCACGATCGGCATCCCGGCACTCGCCGGTCTCTCGGCTATGCACGGGTTCGTCCCGCCGCATCCGGGCCCGCTCGTCGCCATCGACGCCCTCGGTGCCGATCTCGGTACCACGCTCGCCCTCGGAGTGGTGGTCGCGATCCCCACGATCATCGTGTCGGGCCCGCTGTTCGGGGTGCTCGCAGGCCGCTGGGTGACGGTCCCGGTACCGGACACGTTCGACGCGGATCCGGCCGACGGTACGACCACGAAACGACCGAGCTTCGCGATCACGATGTTCAGCGTCCTGCTGCCCGTGGTCCTCATGCTCGGCAAGGCTCTCGCCGAGATCTTCGTCGACGACGAGGACCAGATGGTGCGGCGGGTGCTCGACATCCTCGGGACACCTCTCGTCGCGCTGCTCATCGCCGTCATCGTCGGGATGTTCACCCTCGGCCGGGGGTCGGGGATGGATCGCGAGACGATCTCCAAGTGCACGGGTGCCGCGCTGCCCGCCATCGCGGGCATCCTGCTGATCGTGGCGGCCGGCGGCGGTTTCAAACAGGTCCTGGTGGATACGGGTATCGGGACATTGCTCGCCGACTGGGCCAAGGGCGCGAACATCTCGGTGATCTTGCTCGCCTGGGTCCTCGCGGCACTCATCCGCCTCGCGACCGGGTCTGCCACTGTCGCAACGATCACGGCGTCGTCGTTGATGCTCGGCCTCGTCGACGGATTGAGCTCGGGTGAGATCTCGTTGGTGGTCCTGGCCATCGGGGCCGGTTCGGTGTTCCTCTCCCATGTGAACGACGCCGGGTTCTGGCTGGTCAAGGAGTACTTCGGGATGAGTGTCGGGCAGACGTTCAAGACATGGTCGGCGATGGAGACGCTGCTGTCGGTGACGGGCCTCGTGGTGGTGCTGGCGTTGGGTCTGGTCATCTGA
- a CDS encoding gluconokinase, which translates to MRSPVVVMGVSGSGKSTVGAALAQRLRVPFADADDFHSPENIAKMSAGHPLDDDDRRPWLEAIGDWLADHADGGVMSCSALKHAYRDVLRRHAPTVCFAHLDGSMEVIARRQSARPGHFMPPALLESQFATLEPLGPGERGVVIDVDQSIDAIVDDFVGALSIGEANS; encoded by the coding sequence ATGCGATCACCAGTGGTGGTGATGGGAGTTTCCGGGTCCGGGAAGTCGACGGTGGGGGCGGCCTTGGCCCAGCGGCTGCGGGTTCCGTTCGCCGACGCCGACGACTTCCACTCGCCGGAGAACATCGCCAAGATGTCGGCCGGGCATCCGCTCGACGACGACGACCGGCGTCCGTGGCTCGAGGCCATCGGGGACTGGCTCGCCGACCACGCCGACGGCGGCGTGATGAGCTGTTCCGCGCTGAAGCACGCCTACCGGGACGTGCTGCGCAGACATGCGCCGACGGTGTGCTTCGCCCACCTCGACGGCTCGATGGAGGTCATCGCACGCCGACAATCCGCACGCCCCGGGCACTTCATGCCGCCGGCCCTGCTCGAGTCGCAGTTCGCGACGCTCGAGCCGCTCGGTCCCGGTGAACGGGGCGTGGTGATCGACGTGGATCAGAGCATCGATGCGATCGTCGACGACTTCGTGGGTGCGCTCTCGATCGGGGAGGCGAACTCATGA
- a CDS encoding FadR/GntR family transcriptional regulator produces MSQDTSGAGELHDQILGAVGRPIVSGAQPVGSVLTLDGICAEHGVSRTVAREVIRVLESMGMVASRRRVGITIQPRTRWSVFDPRLIRWRLDGDDRTEFLLTLSELRRGFEPVAAALAAERADEHQCRILAAAASDMAVHGRTGDLDAYLLADKIFHRGLLEASGNEMFHALAEVVYEVLAGRTHHGMMPDKPNPEAIALHDDVARAIRLGDPVAAETAMRAIIVEAASAVVEPTDS; encoded by the coding sequence GTGAGTCAGGACACATCAGGGGCGGGCGAGCTGCACGATCAGATCCTCGGCGCGGTCGGTCGGCCCATCGTCTCGGGCGCGCAACCCGTCGGCAGCGTGCTGACCCTGGACGGGATCTGCGCCGAGCACGGCGTCTCGCGGACCGTCGCGCGTGAGGTGATCCGGGTGCTGGAGTCGATGGGCATGGTCGCATCCCGGCGTCGCGTCGGGATCACCATCCAACCGCGGACGCGGTGGAGTGTGTTCGACCCGCGACTGATCCGCTGGCGACTCGACGGCGACGACCGCACCGAGTTCCTGCTGACACTCTCGGAACTACGCAGGGGCTTCGAGCCGGTGGCCGCCGCGCTGGCCGCCGAACGCGCCGACGAACATCAGTGCCGCATCTTGGCGGCGGCCGCGTCGGACATGGCCGTCCACGGCCGCACCGGTGATCTGGACGCGTATCTGTTGGCCGACAAGATCTTTCATCGCGGGCTCCTCGAGGCGAGCGGCAACGAGATGTTCCACGCGCTCGCCGAGGTGGTCTACGAGGTGCTGGCCGGACGGACCCATCACGGCATGATGCCCGACAAGCCCAATCCGGAAGCCATCGCGCTGCATGACGATGTCGCCCGCGCCATCCGGCTCGGAGATCCGGTGGCGGCGGAGACCGCGATGCGGGCGATCATCGTCGAAGCGGCGTCTGCCGTCGTCGAGCCCACGGATTCCTGA